The Prionailurus bengalensis isolate Pbe53 chromosome E2, Fcat_Pben_1.1_paternal_pri, whole genome shotgun sequence region cgGACTCGTGGATTTTCGTAGGTTCGTTATGTGTGTGCTTGATCCCTGGGTTGCTGGAGGAGGTTGGGAGAGGGGAGacgggagaggggaagaggagggagggagagggccacccccagcccggcccctggctggctcaactCCATCGGTCCATCtgggagggggccggggggccTTGCAGGAGCAGAATCTGACCCGTGCaggtagggggagggaagggggggaggggaggaatgggTAGGGGAATCGGGgagagggtaggggcagggaaAAGGCAGGGGGCGGGCAGTACCTCAGTGATGCCAAAGGGGATGTTGCCCACGTAGAGACGCCGGGCCTGTCTGGTCATCTGGCTCCCGACCACGGGCACCGGCGTCGGGGTCACAGCCAGGCCGTCAGGGGTCATGGTGGGAAGAAGGGCGGTGGCTGGAATCTGACCCGCGGCTTCAAGAGGAGAACAACAGGATTAGATGGCAACAGGGCAATCCCCTACATCCCCCACCCCGTTCAGGGACCACCGCACACCTGGGAGGGCGGCTCCACATGGACCAGTCCCACCGAGGCCTCATCCAGGCCCCCAGCACCTACTCCACGGGAGGCTTCAGAAAGGCAGAAGCCAGAGAGCCCAGGGCACGAACCTCATCGTCCCTCACCACCCCACCCACCAAGAACAGGGTCTGTTCCCTCAACCACCCAGCAAGTTAAAGTAAGGAGGCGGCGGCCCCAGCCCACCTTGCATGGCCTTGTACTGCATGGGGGTGATGTGCTCAAAGCCAGGTGGCGGTACATCCCAGTATTTACggaccttcttcttcttttcgTGGCGGGGGGAGCGActgggagggcgggaggggagagtggggcaGGACAACCTCAGTCTGACCAAAGGTGGGCCTGTGagcccccccaggccccccagccccccaccagcagtgcagcACTCTCCAGAAGGGAGAGGATCTGGGTCAGGGCCACGCCCAGGCCTGGGGGAGGTGCCGGTCTCAAGGCAGTGCTTGGGCCAGGGCTGGACAAGGACAGGGCAGGGTGCAGGGGGGAGAGGGCAAAGGGAGGGGACGTCAGagtggaaggggcaggaagagaagctCACATCAATCCACCGTGCTCCTCTTTAGCGCCTCTGGTCAAAGgtttgctggggggtgggagggaaaggtATGGGGAGGGGTGACTGGGGACCCTTGTCTTCCCCACACGCCACACCTCCCCAAGGGCTCCGagccccagggctgggggcagggccgAGGTGAACAAGCAACAAGCAGGCCCCCTCGGCCCTAccattccccccaacccccccatccCAGGAAAGAGGAACTATGCGAGAAGGGCCACACAGACCACTTTCTACTTGGAGAAACTGAGATGGAACGAAGCACAACTTCACCTGCCCACCCTTCCTCACCTAAGgggacagagaacaaacaggggacCCTGGGAAGGGAAAAGGCATTAGAAGAGCAGAAGGCAGCtaaaggtggggggcgggggggagacgctgcccccccccccccaagaactCCCTGTTCTCAGAAGGCAGAGCACAGGCCTCAGAAGACCATCCCGAGAGAACCACAGAAAGACAGCAGAGGGCAAAAAAGGAAGGAACCCTAGGAGACGGGCTGGGGCAGCCCTCACGAAGAAGGAAATAGTCGATGCCCTGACGCTAGACTCACCTCCAAGAACCTACTGCCCCCACCGACCCATCAGAAACTAAACTCTAGAAACAACTGAACTCAAGACAGACAAGCCCCAGAGCCCTCCCCCAGACACAGAGAAGAGCCACAGAGGCCCAGGCACACCAGGTCCACGTGCAGGGACACCCTACACCCACGCTGGCTCACCCCCGCCTGTGCCCAGCCAGGGGTCCCCCAGCCCTGGTACCTTCGCCGCCGCCTGTCCCGGGAGGCGCTGCGCTGGTCCCGGTTGCGCCGGTCGCGGCTCCGGCTCCGGCGCTTGCGGTCCCGGCTTCGAGAGCGGCTGTGACTACGCTTCCGGTGTCGgttctccttgtctctctctgggccagggggagggggaggagactgAGCTGAGGGAGGACACGGCCCAGCCCACCCGCTCACTGGTGGCTATGCCCCAAGCCCCAGGGAGGCCACCCCCAAGGGGAAGGGATTCGATGGAGGAGGGGAGATAGCAGGCTTCCTGGGTCCACAAGCGAATCCAGGGACCTTAGGGGACCAAGGGGACGGGAGCTGGTTACCTGAGGGGAGAGGGCCTGGAAATGCCCCCGGGGTGTAAGATACCTGAGGACGCTCAGGAGGAGCTGGGGAgccagagaagacagaggaggctGGCTCCTGGTCCCCCTCGAGGGCTGAGGGGCCTGACCCCAGGGTCGTCCCTGAGAGGGGCAGGGCTAGAGGCTGGGGAATCAAGAGACCCAATGATGTTTTCCTGAATGAAGGAAACTGGCGACCCCTCAGGAAAGACCTCCTCAACCAGCTGGCACCCACAGCCCCACCATCAGGCCCCAGGCACCAGACAGAGATCTGATAGCCCCAGAAAGCCAAGACACCCAACAGTCCCTTCCCAACCAGGTGAAGAATACAAGAGTCCCTCTTCTAGGGAGGTGCCCCTTCCTGAATTTGGGCTAAAGAGGAGGTGCCAGGAGGAGTGTGCCCAGCCCACTCCGGCCCACTGCCCCTCGCAGGCTGGCATCCCAAACCACCCCTACCTGCCCATCGTCCCTCAAAGCCAGTACAAGAGAAACCAGGGTCCAGCCCCCAGTTGGCTCATACTTTTCGGGTGGCGCCTAGAACAGAGCACAGCCTTGCCTGTAAAACCAGACACCTCTGCTCAACAGACCTCTCACCTGGGAAGGAGGTGCAGGCCCTGTCACAGTGTATTTCCTCACCCTTAGTTCAAAGACACCCCGGACTCCCCAACTACCCATGTCCagggacagaaaaaggaagaggcaaTAAGGACAGGGCGTTAAAGTGGACTTTGGCCTCACCCGTACTACTTTATACTATACGCTTCTTCAGACAATTAAATGTGAACTTCCTGTAGATTGAGTCTCAATTCCTGAACCACTCAGGAAAGGTGCTCCTTCCAAGCAcctcagaagaaaacacagcagcAAACACCAGAATGCTCCTGAGAGCAGGCTCCGTACTTAGTCCCACTTGCTCTCGATCCTCACCACTGCTTTGAGAAAACACTGTGGCCGCTCAATAGGAAAAATGAGGCACAAGGAGCTCGTGTAACTTGCCTGTGGCCAAAAAGCAACAGAAGAGTGAAGCCTGAATGTGAACAACGTAACATCAGCAAGTACAGTTATCAACACCTGGGCACACATCTTAACACAAAGCAGGCAGAACTCACTAGGGTCTGCCTAGAACCACTAACGACAACATCATTATCTCCTTGAaaactaaagaagtaaaaaaaaaaaaaagactggaagcaACACGAAGTAGAAGACAAACACGGAGGCCTGGCACTGGGCACAGGGAGGAGCTGTGGCCTTGGACCGCTGGCTTCACGCTTGTAAGAGGAGCAGGGTGTGAGCCCCAAGCACTTTTCCTGCGGCTGAGGCTCTGAAGCAGACAAGCAGGCAGAGGGACCAACAGGAAATGGTGATGCCTGCAGGGGTGGCGGCTGAGATCAGACAAGGAACTTAATGCCCTGGAGACACAGGTGCGGCACACATAGGCAGGGGCTGAAGCTCAGAGGCCGGCCCACAAAGACAAAGATCCACAGGCAAGGCAACACGTGGACAGTTTCCTGCCTCCAACACGAGAAAAGGAGCTTCGCCGCTCAAAATGCTGTGGGCACATTGTGGGAACAGCTCCACTAACCCAGGGGACACGCCAGGGCTGCGAGCGTGGCCTCCCAGTGCCAGTGGGGACACCCAGGGAGAACCCAGGCAGCACACGCGCCAGCACCTCGTGGAAGAACTCAATCAGCTCCACCTGGCAGCCCGGCCTACTGCAACTTGGCCTCGCAGTCAGTCAGACTCAGGAGGGTTTCAGCTTTTTGCCTTACCAACGTGTATAAAACCCCGGAAAAACAACCCAACCTTTCCTTAGACAAAGGTTGTACCTACCCCAAGTGAGCACCTGgaagaaaacatctgaaaaacaCCTTTCTCTGACGGTGCCAGTTAGGAGAGTGAAGACACGCCTCTGTCCTCAGTATTACACTAAAGACGTTTTCACAATAGAAGAGGCGTCACTTACTAGGCACTTCACGCGTGCCAAGCCACACGCCACACGTTCGTACACGTTACCCCCATTTAACCTCAGCTCTGCCTCTCACCAGCTGAAACCTGGGAGAAGTGTTTAAACTCTTTGAGCCACTTTTCTCGTCTGCAAAAGGAAGGGAATCATCAGCATCACATGGCGATTACAAGGATCCACTTAGAAAAACTACAAAGGGCTTAACAAAGTGCCTGGCACTTGACAAGCACCCAGAGTTTAACTATCAAGGATTGTTACTACCATCCTCGTTAATTCCAAAATCGCAGTGACAAAACAAAGAGTCAACGTACAAACCCCGACGAGACTAACACAGAAATACGGAGGCAGCACAGCTGCTGGGCAACAAAGGAGGTGTCCGAACCCAGGAACGCCCAACTCCAAAGCCCACATCACGTAGAAACAGACACCCCATGTGCGCTCTCCCCAGACGCTGTCTCCTAGGCCAGCCACCCCCGACCGACTTCTGGACAGGGTTCGCTGCGCCCCCCGTTCAGGCCTCCCAACGCGGGCAGCTTCTGCCTCAAGCCCCCCACCTTCGCTCTCAAAACGACCTAAAGACAGGACGAATTTTTGCAGCGCCTAACGACTGTCGTCGTCCAGACGTTCTTGCAGCCCCTGTGCTGCTTCGCACCAGCACGACCCCACGCCTTGCTAACTCGGTACCACCCGGGGTAACGTCCCCCGTCCTCATCTCCACGGCGACCAGATTTAGGAGGCTTAATCTGTGCCCTGAGACTGGACCGGACACGGGGGCCGCTCTCTAGCTGGGAGGGAACAAGACGCAAGCACCCCGCGACCATCGGGACTCCCAGAAGTCCCATGTCGGAAGGACACACGCGTGTCCTCTCTCACGAGCCACACCGCGTCACGCTTGCCGATACCCAGGCGGGGACCCAGCCGGGGCCCACGTGAAGGGGGTTAGCAACCGCCATTTTGGAACAAAGGGGGCGTGGAGACCCGGGCCGCTGGCCCGACCGGAAGCGGAAGTGCCGGGGCAGCGGGAAAGAAAGGAGGCTTTGCGGGATCTGATACCTGTAatctttcagtttaaaaaaaaaaaaaaaaggaacggaaaagaaaagagaatggggaGTCCGCGAGGGAACACCCGGCGGGTCCGCGCCGCCTCCGCCGCGGACCACGTGGGGTGTAGAACGGCGCGCGCCGCGCATGCGTCCAGGACCCGCGCCCGccgccccctcctctctcctcccctcccctcccgcgcGCGGCGGCACGCCGGGTGGTCACGTGAACCAGGCGCGCGCCACGGAGCGGTGGGGGGTGCGCAGCGCGGCCCtgaaaggagggggaagagagggggggaAAATGGCGGGGGACACGGAGAGAGGCCCGGagccgccccgcccgccgccccgtGCCCCCAGCGCCCTCACCTTGCTTATTTTCGTTGAGCTGCCGCTCGAACTCGTCGAAGTCCGACATGCTGAGGCGGCCGCGTAAGGGCCCTGTGCAGCTCTGGCCTCGCCTTGCCGCCCGCCCGCTCTGGCCGCTTCGGCTACTTCCGCCGCTCGCTTCGGCTACTTCCGGCCGCCGCCGGCGCTCCGCCGCCTCCTACCTAATCAAGCCCgggccgcccgccccgccccgccccggctccGCCCCTcaccccgcccgcccgcccgcccacGAGgtgtccctcccccctgcccgAGCCTGGCTCCAAATAGCGTCGGCTATTTCCGGACCGTAGAAGAAATCGGGAGCGGCTGCTTCGGCTGATTCCGGAAACACCCGAAGCGAGGATTTCACCGGCTTCCCAGGCTATCGTAACTTTTCGGAAACTAGCTCCTCAACGTTCGGGTGTTTCCGTAGGTCCGCGCGTTCCTCTGcgcccagcccccccaccccaagggttCGGCTTCTTCCGACAATTCAAACCGTCCCAGTCTTTGGCTGCTCCAGCAGATTTCCCCCGCTCTTCTCCGCTGACCCTATCGAGCTACTTCCAACAATCAATCCTAACCGTGCGGAACTTCTGCACTCTCTGTAGATTTCCAGCACTCGCTCTCGGACCCAGCCAGAGGATTAAATCCGATGCCAAGGTTCGGCTCTTTCCGGACACTGCACTCACTCGCTCCTCCCCGGCCGGAGAACTTCGGCTCCTTCCGCCACCACTTCGGGAAGGCCTCACTCCCGGGAGACAGCCTCGGTTTTTTCCGGCGGCGCTTCGGCTCCTTCCGGCTTcgggaagagaaaagggagggaggacagaagcGAGGTTGGTCAGGAGAAGGGATACAGAAAAAGGGCGGAGTCCCGGCTCTCTGCACCTGGCTCTCCGGGTGGGGAGAGTGGAGGAAAAGAAGGACCGATCTCGCGGAGGGCCTCAGAAGGTTGCGCGAGACAAAAGCTGCCAGCGAGGTGAAGGGTGCGCGCGGCCGCTGCGGAGGTTGCCAGCGCGGCTTTGTGCGCCTGCGCaggtggaagaggaggggagCGAGATGGCCTTCTGCGCCTGCGTAGACATCAGTCTGAGGCGAGGTTTCTCACTGTTCCGGGAGGCAAGTGGGTTCCAGAGCCCCTAGCACGCGTGCGCGAGGCTTTCCCTTCCTCCGAGAAGGGTACCGAACTCCAGACCGTTAAGCAAAGCCGCTCGCTCCTGGTTGCTGTGGCAACCGCGTCAGCGCACTTGCCCCCTCCCGCAGCGCAGGCGCAGCAGGCAACGTAGGGGGCACTTCCGGAAAGCAGTAATCTAGCACCACCGCCTCCTGGCGGGCGGACGCAGGAGCCTCCGCCCGGATGTGCAGTTTCCCCCTTCTGCGGTCGCTCCTGCCAGCGGTCATTGAGTCCACGTCTCCTGCCCCAGCGCCTCTAGTCGAGATAGGCCCGCGGGTGGTGTTGACGCCTCCCTTCCCGAGCTCTGCCCCTCCAAGTTCCCTGGGGCACAGCTGCTTTTGCTCCTCCCGGCCCTCCCTCCGGGGGTGCTAATTACACCCTGTCTCCCCAACCTCCGGGTTCCTGCCTGACCGCCCGCTCCTCTGAGCTCCCCGGAGCCCCCGTCACGGTCTCCGAGGCAACGGCCACCCCCTCCAAGAAGAGACCGGGCCTCCTTTATTCcaaattttatcttctctctttaatttaaattctctgaATAATTCTTTCTCACGTAGACTCGGGGCAGTCCGGGATGTGGATGGGGAGCTCCTGGCAGAGTGGGCCAGCCTCTCCTCGGGGCTGAGGGTTGACACGGGGTATGTACAGGGCCCGGCCCCGCAGAGAGTCTCGCagtcctcccaccccctcctccacgAGGAAGGGCCCGGTGAGGGCAGGACGGTGCAGCTCACGGGGGAGGAGTGCCCACGTTCAGGAAAGCGCAGACACCGACCCCCTGGACAGTAGCTCTTGGGAGACTGGCTAACTGGAACTCCTCCCCAGGGgatgcagaggaaggggaggatgCTAGGAACGTGAGAGGcaaggagggagtcagatctatATACAAGGGACCCGGGGCAGGAGTGGGGATCTGCAGGACGAGGGGAGGCGAACGCAGAAACACGCCGCCCACCCCCCAGGCCCTCTGGAGGAGCACACCACTCATGCACACGCTTGCCActgccaggaggggcagaggagggagggacgtGGGGGCCGAAGGGCGTGTCCCGGGCCAGGTGGGGCAGAATCACCGCTTGAAGCGGTAGGTGATGGGAAGCAGCAGCTTGCTCTTCTTGAGGGCCTGCACCTTCTTAAGGGTTTCGTCGTCCAGGGCCAGGAAGCAGCGGCGCGAGTACTCGAGCAGGCGCTCCTTGGAGGGGTCGAACTCGCCCACCTCAGCCAGCTTCTCCGGCGCTACGATGAGAAGCTCTGCGATGGGTGTGGTCAGCGCCACCGTGTTGCGATCTACTCGGTGGTGCTCGAAGGCCCGAGACATGCTCTTCAGCTTCTGGAAGGTGCCCAGGATCTTCTTGTATCGGCAAAGGACACCGTCTGCATCCTTTACTGCAGGGCCGGGCcggggcacagagacagacatgagaGGGACAGAGGCGGACACAGGAGGCAGATGGGGCAAGGGCAGATGGGGAGCCCAATACAGGAAGAACTGCAGAACAAAATGGGAATCAGGACAAGGAGCAGCTGGGAGCCATGGTGAGACAGTGGCACCAGGGAAAAGGAGgagccttctcccctccccatgttACTGATGAGGAGCCTGAGGCTCAGGGCAGGGTGACCCCAGGAGGCAAAGCCGGTGAGGAGGGACCGCAGAGCAGGACCCCACGGGCAGGCTGGGACAACCAGGctaggggagaagggagggcctCCTGGGGCATCacagcaggcccctccccccatccctgctcCTTGCTCACCCCGCTGCCTCTCCCGGGCCTTGGGCTTCCCGAAGCGCCTCCGGCCAGCACTTCCCTTCtgcttctgcctcttcctctccacgGCACTGCCTTCTTCAGATGCTCCGCTGAGCGAGGAGGCCGCAGACTCAGGGTCTGAggcctcacccccagccccaccccggcCATCCCCTTCAGCCCGCCTGGGCCCAGGCTTCACCCGGCAGTGGTCCTctggagagaggtagagagagagggacacatacaCATGAACTTCcagaacaggggagaggaggcaggaagtcCATCTGCAAGGTGGAGACAGATGTCACACCACACACAGGTCCACAGGAGAGGGGGGACCTCAACCAGGGCTGGAATCCCCAAAGAGACAGTGCATATAGATGTTGCAGTCTCCACCAAGATGGCTGAGTACAATGCAGGCGGTTGGATTTGGGGGCAGAGATCTTGAGTGGGGCATGGGTTCATGCTCCTCTGACTCCAACTTGACAGCAAGAAGTCTGGAGGAGGAGCTGAGAGGACCAAGACAGGACCTCAGGAGAGTCTCTGTGGGACCTCCAGAAGAGTAGACTAGAAATCCAAGAAGCAAGACCCTGGTTGGGGAAGAGGTTTCAGACCCTGAGAGAAATCCCAGGCTCTGGGTCTAGTGCGCTGGGAAAGTCAGGCACCCACCTTCACCTGGACAGTGTGAGCATCTGAGGCTCTGATGCAGGGGCCACCACCACAAGGTGGGCTGGGGGGACATCCGGTATTGGGGCTCTCACCAAGAAAATTCAGAGGCCCTTGGGCCAAACATCCTGGATAGGTTCCCATCAGCAACCCAGGCCACAGGGAGTTCCAAACCAGAGAGATCCTCAATAACacaggtgttgggggggggggggggggaccagacCCCTTGCCCAAAGTGTCAGGTGTGAATCACAGGGGAATACGGGGTCCTGCGAGGAAGCCAGTCAGGAGCTGAACATCatgaggaaaagaacagaagttGTACT contains the following coding sequences:
- the CCDC106 gene encoding coiled-coil domain-containing protein 106 isoform X2 translates to MNDRNSRRRTLKKDDEAFEISIPFDETPHLDPQIFYSLSPSRGNFEEPPEAASPTVALMNGVRAQLHMALERNSWLQKRIEDLEEERDFLRCQLDKFISSARMDAEDHCRVKPGPRRAEGDGRGGAGGEASDPESAASSLSGASEEGSAVERKRQKQKGSAGRRRFGKPKARERQRVKDADGVLCRYKKILGTFQKLKSMSRAFEHHRVDRNTVALTTPIAELLIVAPEKLAEVGEFDPSKERLLEYSRRCFLALDDETLKKVQALKKSKLLLPITYRFKR
- the CCDC106 gene encoding coiled-coil domain-containing protein 106 isoform X4, which gives rise to MNDRNSRRRTQPPEAASPTVALMNGVRAQLHMALERNSWLQKRIEDLEEERDFLRCQLDKFISSARMDAEDHCRVKPGPRRAEGDGRGGAGGEASDPESAASSLSGASEEGSAVERKRQKQKGSAGRRRFGKPKARERQRVKDADGVLCRYKKILGTFQKLKSMSRAFEHHRVDRNTVALTTPIAELLIVAPEKLAEVGEFDPSKERLLEYSRRCFLALDDETLKKVQALKKSKLLLPITYRFKR
- the CCDC106 gene encoding coiled-coil domain-containing protein 106 isoform X3 produces the protein MNDRNSRRRTLKKDDEAFEISIPFDETPHLDPQIFYSLSPSRGNFEASGSRVPDCGPDEWGQGPAAYGPGKELLATETHRGPGGREGFLALSAGQVYLICPHGCSGASEEGSAVERKRQKQKGSAGRRRFGKPKARERQRVKDADGVLCRYKKILGTFQKLKSMSRAFEHHRVDRNTVALTTPIAELLIVAPEKLAEVGEFDPSKERLLEYSRRCFLALDDETLKKVQALKKSKLLLPITYRFKR
- the CCDC106 gene encoding coiled-coil domain-containing protein 106 isoform X1, encoding MNDRNSRRRTREEAGTLPRPWSHCCPTHPCPFLPRAAVVGGWSEAPGAFPGVTPGLSPPVKKDDEAFEISIPFDETPHLDPQIFYSLSPSRGNFEEPPEAASPTVALMNGVRAQLHMALERNSWLQKRIEDLEEERDFLRCQLDKFISSARMDAEDHCRVKPGPRRAEGDGRGGAGGEASDPESAASSLSGASEEGSAVERKRQKQKGSAGRRRFGKPKARERQRVKDADGVLCRYKKILGTFQKLKSMSRAFEHHRVDRNTVALTTPIAELLIVAPEKLAEVGEFDPSKERLLEYSRRCFLALDDETLKKVQALKKSKLLLPITYRFKR